From one Melioribacteraceae bacterium genomic stretch:
- a CDS encoding C39 family peptidase, translating into MIPIKIMPQPDDVTCGPTSLHAVYHYFNDKISLQKVISEISYLEEGGTLAVMLALHALRRGYEAKIYTYNLSMFDPTWFNEKVDIAAKLAEQRKHKKSKKLHNASDAYIKFLNLGGTLEFTNLTPSLFKKVFEKKLPILTGLSATYLYNCAREGWVNNKAVYDDVRGYPTGHFVILSGYDEETRKVVVADPNRENPVSHNNYYTVKVSRLINSIMLGILTFDANLLIINPKGR; encoded by the coding sequence ATGATACCTATCAAAATAATGCCTCAACCCGATGATGTAACTTGCGGACCGACAAGTCTTCATGCTGTATACCATTACTTTAATGATAAAATTTCACTACAAAAAGTTATTTCGGAAATTTCCTATTTAGAAGAAGGCGGAACCTTAGCAGTAATGCTCGCACTTCATGCACTTAGAAGAGGTTATGAAGCAAAAATTTATACTTATAACCTTTCGATGTTCGATCCAACTTGGTTCAATGAAAAAGTTGATATAGCAGCAAAGCTTGCTGAGCAACGTAAACATAAAAAAAGTAAAAAACTCCATAATGCAAGCGACGCTTACATTAAATTTCTTAATCTTGGTGGTACCCTTGAGTTTACAAATTTAACACCATCTCTGTTTAAAAAAGTTTTTGAAAAAAAACTTCCTATCCTAACCGGATTAAGTGCAACTTATTTATACAATTGCGCGCGAGAAGGTTGGGTTAATAATAAAGCAGTTTATGATGATGTTAGGGGTTATCCAACCGGTCATTTCGTAATTCTATCGGGTTATGATGAGGAAACCCGAAAGGTTGTTGTTGCTGATCCAAACAGAGAAAACCCGGTATCACATAACAATTACTACACAGTAAAGGTCAGCCGGTTGATAAATTCTATAATGTTAGGTATTCTAACATTTGACGCTAACTTATTAATAATAAATCCTAAAGGCAGATAA